One Xiphophorus maculatus strain JP 163 A chromosome 9, X_maculatus-5.0-male, whole genome shotgun sequence DNA segment encodes these proteins:
- the usp1 gene encoding ubiquitin carboxyl-terminal hydrolase 1, translating to MSGLLAENAGAGQESPVKRNKLSLKFFQKDTKRALNFSEPQAEEAKTLEEEDSPASCDQVVYGPAPCPSSPGLPIPCEKKENLVPFVGLNNLGNTCYLNSILQVLYYCPGFREGVKNLYDLSKRPEKPKDETAKNEESQQSECVSETVPAHIELLGSFSSLMTSVEQLQSSFLLNPNGFSEGELATPPRKILHTIRQLNPMYEGYLQHDAQEVLQCILGYIQEACDTIRKEQELERKEEEDDDRDVKKENGIPSDSSFSGTETRASTDEVSGKRKSDTEVGNAKKKPKSKKSESTEENVCRNKPFTRSKRKSSSDITVDSTQSKEGEQEEEEKKNLNPDEEKDEKASRKETSGKRKKRGTLGWLRSSGKQPSIFSKFCSVGKISSTNPKPQNKSEPENTPSEEPKQKSTQQSVARKSATGQIEKQQDVLGLMEKLFQGRLVLRTRCLECESFTERREDFQDISVPVLDDQPKSPEDLFEVSPDPKPEMKTLTWAISQFASVERIVGEDKYFCETCHHYTEAERSLLFDKTPEVITIHLKRFSASSLEVDPYAGLSKVNTPLQTPLTLSLNEWCTKPSAATGQQYELFAVVMHSGVTISSGHYTTYIRMSDLKDAKVWLQDKKEKVTEEDVKDSKEGAQTDENTTFDDGEVSVSLSTRGQRRAGLASTKSGSKKLLEGGVGLLGGQRSLPNCDLGSGSKAANRDAAEGSKRRKTLSSSSQNAGGLKKELEDAPMAPPGGMEAAEQQALTSLLEYEGKWLLFDDSEVRLFVEEDFLRACSPETCSSSTPYLLFYKRMPEP from the exons ATGTCAGGTCTGCTGGCTGAGAATGCTGGAGCAGGACAGGAGAGTCCTGTGAAGAGGAACAAACTTTCCTTAAAGTTCTTCCAGAAGGACACAAAACGAGCTCTGAATTTCTCCGAACCTCAAGCAGAAGAGGCCAAAACACTAGAAGAAGAAGATTCTCCAGCCAG ctgtgatCAGGTGGTGTATGGCCCTGCCCCCTGCCCATCTTCACCTGGCCTTCCAATCCCATGTGAGAAGAAAGAGAACCTGGTGCCTTTTGTGGGTCTCAATAACCTTGGCAACACCTGCTACTTAAACAGCATCTTGCAG GTTCTGTATTACTGCCCTGGCTTCAGAGAAGGGGTCAAGAACCTGTACGACCTTTCCAAAAGACCAGAAAAACCAAAGGATGAAACTGCTAAAAATGAAGAG AGTCAGCAGTCAGAGTGTGTGTCTGAGACTGTGCCAGCTCACATCGAGCTCCTTGGGAGCTTCAGCAGCCTGATGACCTCAGTGGAGCAGCTGCAGTCCAGCTTCCTGCTCAACCCTAATGGCTTCAGCGAGGGAGAGCTGGCTACGCCCCCTCGCAAAATACTTCACACCATCAG GCAGCTGAACCCTATGTATGAAGGTTATCTCCAGCATGATGCTCAGGAGGTTCTGCAATGCATCCTGGGATACATTCAGGAGGCCTGTGACACTATCAGAAAAGAGCAGGAGctggagaggaaggaggaggaggacgacgaCAGAGACGTTAAAAAGGAGAATGGCATTCCCTCGGATTCCAGTTTCTCTGGGACGGAAACCAGAGCTTCCACGGACGAAGTCAGCGGAAAGAGGAAGAGCGACACAGAGGTGGGAAACGCCAAGAAGAAGCCCAAGTCTAAGAAGTCTGAGTCCACTGAGGAAAATGTCTGTAGAAACAAACCCTTCACTCGCTCCAAGAGAAAGTCCTCCAGTGATATCACAGTGGATAGCACTCAGAGTAAAGAGggagagcaggaggaagaggagaagaagaatcTGAATCCTGATGAAGAGAAAGATGAAAAAGCATCCCGTAAAGAGACAAgtgggaaaagaaagaagagaggtACTCTGGGTTGGCTGAGATCGTCAGGGAAGCAGCCGAGTATTTTCTCAAAGTTCTGCAGCGTCGGGAAGATCAGCTCTACAAATCCAAAACCTCAGAACAAATCCGAGCCAGAGAACACACCATCAGAGGagccaaaacagaaaagcacTCAACAGTCTGTAGCAAGGAAGTCAGCTACAGGTCAAATAGAGAAACAGCAAG ACGTTCTGGGCCTGATGGAGAAACTGTTCCAGGGCCGACTGGTGCTGAGGACTCGTTGTCTGGAGTGTGAGAGCTTCACAGAACGGAGAGAGGACTTCCAGGACATCAGCGTGCCGGTGCTGGACGACCAACCGAAGAGTCCAGAGGATCTATTTGAAG TCTCTCCAGACCCGAAGCCTGAGATGAAGACCTTGACGTGGGCCATTTCTCAGTTTGCCTCTGTGGAGCGCATCGTTGGTGAAGATAAATACTTCTGTGAAACCTGTCATCACTACACGGAGGCTGAAAGGAGTCTGCTGTTTGACAAAACTCCTGAAGTCATCACTATTCACCTTAAGCGCTTCTCTGCCAGCAGCTTGGA GGTGGATCCGTACGCAGGCCTCTCTAAAGTCAACACTCCCTTACAGACGCCCCTCACCTTGTCTCTGAACGAGTGGTGCACAAAGCCATCGGCTGCTACAGGGCAGCAGTATGAACTGTTTGCTGTGGTCATGCACAGTGGTGTCACCATCAGCAGCGGCCACTACACCACCTACATCCGCATGTCCGATCTGAAGGACGCAAAGGTCTGGCTGCAggacaagaaagaaaaagttactGAGGAGGATGTAAAAGATAGCAAAGAGGGAGCACAGACAGACGAAAACACAACCTTCGACGATGGCGAGGTGTCGGTCAGCCTGAGCACAAGGGGGCAGCGGCGAGCAGGTTTAGCTAGCACTAAATCAGGGAGCAAAAAGCTTTTGGAGGGAGGCGTTGGACTCCTGGGGGGACAGAGAAGTTTGCCCAATTGCGACCTGGGAAGCGGCAGCAAAGCAGCTAACCGTGACGCAGCGGAGGGATCTAAACGGAGAAAGACGCTAAGCAGCTCCAGCCAGAATGCTGGCGGACTCAAAAAGGAGCTGGAAGATGCGCCGATGGCTCCCCCTGGTGGGATggaggcagcagagcagcaagCTTTAACCAGCCTGCTGGAGTATGAGGGGAAATGGCTGCTGTTTGATGACTCTGAAGTGCGTTTGTTTGTGGAGGAGGACTTCCTGCGAGCCTGTTCTCCTGAAACGTGCTCCTCATCCACACCCTACCTGCTGTTCTACAAAAGGATGCCTGAGCCCTGA